A single Stigmatopora argus isolate UIUO_Sarg chromosome 7, RoL_Sarg_1.0, whole genome shotgun sequence DNA region contains:
- the LOC144077946 gene encoding mechanosensitive cation channel TMEM63B-like isoform X1 gives MLGILMVAAAGVGGGQACGARDNCSGDGGSKEYCYSARIRSTVLQGLPFGGVPTVLALDFMCFLVLLFVFSILRKVAWDYGRLALVTDADSRRRDRDNYEPVKSVASAMHSDAPDRYERLTSVSSSVDLEQRDNGFCSWLTAIFRIKDEEIREKCGEDAVHYLSFQRHIIGLLVVVGVLSVGIVLPVNFSGDLLVRIISIDFLINQGSAGPPSKEENNAYSFGRTTIANLKSGTNLLWLHTSFAFMYLLLTVYSMRRHTSKMHYKEDDLVKRTLFINGISKYAEESQIRQHFEQAYENCTVLEARICYNVAKLMSLNAERKKTERSKKFFTDLMAKEHVPTMINPKPCGHLCCCAIAGCQEEEAVSFYTKREAKLKEEYRKEKEKVHTKPLGMAFVTFQNEATTATILKDFNACQIQGCRCRQEPRSSQFGEALHVHNWSVSYAPDPQNVRWEHLSLGGVSWWIRCLIINCILFLLLFFLTTPAIIISTMDKFNVTKPVEYLNNPIVTQFFPTLLLWAFSALLPTIVYYSAFFEAHWTRSGENRTTMHKCYTFLIFMVLLLPSLGLSSLDVFFRWLFDKKFLADGTVRFECVFLPDNGAFFVNYVIASAFIGNAMDLLRIPGLLMYMIRLCLAPSAADRRNVKRHQAYEFQFGAAYAWIMNVFTVVMAYSITCPIIVPFGLMYMLLKHLVDRYNMYYAYLPSKLDKKIHSSAVTQVVAAPILCLFWLLFFSTMRTGFETPTSMFTLVVLVVTIVVCLSHVCFGHFKYLSAHNYKIDTKDSDAEVAENGRLPRHAASPPAKSQQMYIAQVLQDPNSDEPGGGGEEDRASSQDDDVLNGGDNINEADFHSGEDSLIANEVRQ, from the exons ATGCTGGGAATCCTGATGGTGGCCGCGGCCGGCGTGGGCGGCGGCCAGGCGTGCGGCGCCCGCGACAACTGCTCCGGCGACGGCGGCTCCAAGGAATACTGCTACTCGGCGCGCATCCGCAGCACCGTCCTGCAGGGGCTCCCCTTTGGCGGCGTGCCCACCGTGCTGGCGCTGGACTTCATGTGCTTCTTG GTCTTGCTTTTCGTCTTTTCCATTTTACGGAAAGTGGCTTGGGACTACGGACGCCTGGCGCTGGTCACCGACGCCGACAG CCGAAGACGAGACCGAGATAACTATGAGCCGGTGAAAAG CGTGGCCTCGGCGATGCACTCGGACGCGCCCGACCGCTACGAACGCCTCACGTCCGTCTCCAGCTCCGTCGACCTGGAACAACGCGACAAC GGCTTCTGTTCCTGGCTGACGGCCATCTTCCGAATCAA GGACGAGGAGATCCGCGAGAAGTGCGGCGAGGACGCGGTGCACTACTTGTCCTTCCAGCGTCACATCATCGgtctgctggtggtggtgggcGTCCTCTCTGTGGGCATCGTGCTGCCGGTCAACTTCTCCGGTGACCTTCTGG TGCGAATTATCAGTATTGATTTCCTGATAAACCAAGGATCGGCCGGACCACCCTCCAAAGAAG AAAACAACGCCTACAGCTTTGGCCGCACTACCATCGCCAACCTGAAGTCTGG GACCAACTTGTTGTGGCTGCACACCTCCTTCGCCTTCATGTACCTGTTGCTCACCGTCTATAGCATGAGGCGACACACATCCAAGATGCACTACAAGGAGGACGACCTG GTGAAGCGCACCTTATTCATCAACGGCATCTCCAAGTACGCCGAAGAGAGCCAGATCAGACAGCACTTTGA GCAAGCGTACGAGAACTGCACGGTCCTGGAAGCTCGCATCTGTTACAACGTGGCCAAGCTAATGTCCCTGAACGCCGAGAG GAAGAAGACGGAGCGCAGCAAAAAGTTCTTCACCGACCTGATGGCCAAGGAGCACGTTCCTACCATGATCAACCCCAAACCCTGCGGACACCTGTGCTGCTGCGCCATCGCCGGATGCCAGGAG GAGGAGGCAGTCAGCTTCTACACCAAGAGGGAGGCCAAGCTGAAGGAGGAGTACCGCAAGGAGAAGGAAAAGGTCCACACCAAACCTCTGGGCATGGCCTTCGTCACCTTCCAGAACGAAGCCACGACGGCCAC AATCCTGAAGGACTTTAACGCGTGCCAGATTCAAGGTTGTCGCTGCCGGCAGGAACCGCGTTCCTCGCAGTTTGGCGAGGCGCTCCACGTGCACAACTGGAGCGTGTCTTACGCGCCGGACCCCCAGAACGTGCGCTG GGAGCACCTGTCGCTGGGCGGAGTCTCCTGGTGGATCCGTTGCCTGATCATCAACTGCATCCTCTTCCTGCTGCTCTTCTTCCTGACCACGCCCGCCATCATCATCTCCACCATGGACAAGTTTAACGTCACCAAGCCCGTGGAGTACCTCAAC AACCCCATCGTCACCCAGTTCTTCCCCACGCTCCTCCTGTGGGCGTTCTCCGCCCTGCTACCAACCATCGTCTATTACTCGGCATTCTTCGAGGCGCACTGGACCAG GTCCGGAGAGAACCGCACGACGATGCACAAGTGCTACACCTTCCTGATCTTCATGGTTCTTCTGCTGCCTTCTCTTGGCCTGAGCAG TCTGGACGTTTTCTTCCGTTGGCTCTTTGACAAAAAGTTCTTGGCCGACGGCACCGTCCGCTTCGA GTGCGTGTTCCTGCCCGACAACGGGGCCTTCTTTGTCAACTACGTGATCGCGTCGGCCTTCATCGGCAACGCCATGGACCTGCTTCGGATCCCGGGCCTCCTCATGTACATGATCCGACTCTGCTTGGCGCCGTCGGCGGCCGACCGGCGCAACGTTAAGAGG CATCAAGCGTACGAGTTCCAGTTCGGGGCGGCCTACGCATGGATCATGAACGTCTTCACCGTGGTCATGGCCTACAGCATCACCTGCCCCATCATCGTGCCGTTCG GTCTGATGTACATGCTGCTGAAGCATCTGGTGGACCGCTACAACATGTACTACGCCTACCTGCCGTCCAAGCTGGACAAGAAGATCCACTCCAGCGCCGTCACCCAGGTGGTGGCGGCGCCCATCCTTTGCCTCTTCTGGCTGCTCTTCTTCTCCACCATGCGAACAG GTTTTGAGACCCCCACGTCCATGTTCACGctggtggtcctggtggtgaCCATCGTGGTGTGCTTGTCGCACGTCTGCTTCGGACACTTCAAGTACCTCAGCGCTCACAACTACAAG ATCGATACCAAGGACTCGGACGCCGAAGTGGCGGAGAACGGACGGCTTCCCCGCCACGCCGCCTCCCCGCCGGCCAAATCGCAG CAGATGTACATAGCCCAGGTGCTGCAAGACCCCAACTCGGACGAGCCGGGCGGCGGGGGCGAGGAGGACCGGGCCTCGTCCCAAGACGACGACGTGCTCAACGGTGGCGACAACATCAACGAGGCGGATTTCCACTCGGGGGAGGACAGTCTGATCGCAAACGAGGTCCGCCAGTAA
- the LOC144077946 gene encoding mechanosensitive cation channel TMEM63B-like isoform X6 — MLGILMVAAAGVGGGQACGARDNCSGDGGSKEYCYSARIRSTVLQGLPFGGVPTVLALDFMCFLVLLFVFSILRKVAWDYGRLALVTDADSVASAMHSDAPDRYERLTSVSSSVDLEQRDNGFCSWLTAIFRIKDEEIREKCGEDAVHYLSFQRHIIGLLVVVGVLSVGIVLPVNFSGDLLENNAYSFGRTTIANLKSGTNLLWLHTSFAFMYLLLTVYSMRRHTSKMHYKEDDLVKRTLFINGISKYAEESQIRQHFEQAYENCTVLEARICYNVAKLMSLNAERKKTERSKKFFTDLMAKEHVPTMINPKPCGHLCCCAIAGCQEEEAVSFYTKREAKLKEEYRKEKEKVHTKPLGMAFVTFQNEATTATILKDFNACQIQGCRCRQEPRSSQFGEALHVHNWSVSYAPDPQNVRWEHLSLGGVSWWIRCLIINCILFLLLFFLTTPAIIISTMDKFNVTKPVEYLNNPIVTQFFPTLLLWAFSALLPTIVYYSAFFEAHWTRSGENRTTMHKCYTFLIFMVLLLPSLGLSSLDVFFRWLFDKKFLADGTVRFECVFLPDNGAFFVNYVIASAFIGNAMDLLRIPGLLMYMIRLCLAPSAADRRNVKRHQAYEFQFGAAYAWIMNVFTVVMAYSITCPIIVPFGLMYMLLKHLVDRYNMYYAYLPSKLDKKIHSSAVTQVVAAPILCLFWLLFFSTMRTGFETPTSMFTLVVLVVTIVVCLSHVCFGHFKYLSAHNYKIDTKDSDAEVAENGRLPRHAASPPAKSQQMYIAQVLQDPNSDEPGGGGEEDRASSQDDDVLNGGDNINEADFHSGEDSLIANEVRQ, encoded by the exons ATGCTGGGAATCCTGATGGTGGCCGCGGCCGGCGTGGGCGGCGGCCAGGCGTGCGGCGCCCGCGACAACTGCTCCGGCGACGGCGGCTCCAAGGAATACTGCTACTCGGCGCGCATCCGCAGCACCGTCCTGCAGGGGCTCCCCTTTGGCGGCGTGCCCACCGTGCTGGCGCTGGACTTCATGTGCTTCTTG GTCTTGCTTTTCGTCTTTTCCATTTTACGGAAAGTGGCTTGGGACTACGGACGCCTGGCGCTGGTCACCGACGCCGACAG CGTGGCCTCGGCGATGCACTCGGACGCGCCCGACCGCTACGAACGCCTCACGTCCGTCTCCAGCTCCGTCGACCTGGAACAACGCGACAAC GGCTTCTGTTCCTGGCTGACGGCCATCTTCCGAATCAA GGACGAGGAGATCCGCGAGAAGTGCGGCGAGGACGCGGTGCACTACTTGTCCTTCCAGCGTCACATCATCGgtctgctggtggtggtgggcGTCCTCTCTGTGGGCATCGTGCTGCCGGTCAACTTCTCCGGTGACCTTCTGG AAAACAACGCCTACAGCTTTGGCCGCACTACCATCGCCAACCTGAAGTCTGG GACCAACTTGTTGTGGCTGCACACCTCCTTCGCCTTCATGTACCTGTTGCTCACCGTCTATAGCATGAGGCGACACACATCCAAGATGCACTACAAGGAGGACGACCTG GTGAAGCGCACCTTATTCATCAACGGCATCTCCAAGTACGCCGAAGAGAGCCAGATCAGACAGCACTTTGA GCAAGCGTACGAGAACTGCACGGTCCTGGAAGCTCGCATCTGTTACAACGTGGCCAAGCTAATGTCCCTGAACGCCGAGAG GAAGAAGACGGAGCGCAGCAAAAAGTTCTTCACCGACCTGATGGCCAAGGAGCACGTTCCTACCATGATCAACCCCAAACCCTGCGGACACCTGTGCTGCTGCGCCATCGCCGGATGCCAGGAG GAGGAGGCAGTCAGCTTCTACACCAAGAGGGAGGCCAAGCTGAAGGAGGAGTACCGCAAGGAGAAGGAAAAGGTCCACACCAAACCTCTGGGCATGGCCTTCGTCACCTTCCAGAACGAAGCCACGACGGCCAC AATCCTGAAGGACTTTAACGCGTGCCAGATTCAAGGTTGTCGCTGCCGGCAGGAACCGCGTTCCTCGCAGTTTGGCGAGGCGCTCCACGTGCACAACTGGAGCGTGTCTTACGCGCCGGACCCCCAGAACGTGCGCTG GGAGCACCTGTCGCTGGGCGGAGTCTCCTGGTGGATCCGTTGCCTGATCATCAACTGCATCCTCTTCCTGCTGCTCTTCTTCCTGACCACGCCCGCCATCATCATCTCCACCATGGACAAGTTTAACGTCACCAAGCCCGTGGAGTACCTCAAC AACCCCATCGTCACCCAGTTCTTCCCCACGCTCCTCCTGTGGGCGTTCTCCGCCCTGCTACCAACCATCGTCTATTACTCGGCATTCTTCGAGGCGCACTGGACCAG GTCCGGAGAGAACCGCACGACGATGCACAAGTGCTACACCTTCCTGATCTTCATGGTTCTTCTGCTGCCTTCTCTTGGCCTGAGCAG TCTGGACGTTTTCTTCCGTTGGCTCTTTGACAAAAAGTTCTTGGCCGACGGCACCGTCCGCTTCGA GTGCGTGTTCCTGCCCGACAACGGGGCCTTCTTTGTCAACTACGTGATCGCGTCGGCCTTCATCGGCAACGCCATGGACCTGCTTCGGATCCCGGGCCTCCTCATGTACATGATCCGACTCTGCTTGGCGCCGTCGGCGGCCGACCGGCGCAACGTTAAGAGG CATCAAGCGTACGAGTTCCAGTTCGGGGCGGCCTACGCATGGATCATGAACGTCTTCACCGTGGTCATGGCCTACAGCATCACCTGCCCCATCATCGTGCCGTTCG GTCTGATGTACATGCTGCTGAAGCATCTGGTGGACCGCTACAACATGTACTACGCCTACCTGCCGTCCAAGCTGGACAAGAAGATCCACTCCAGCGCCGTCACCCAGGTGGTGGCGGCGCCCATCCTTTGCCTCTTCTGGCTGCTCTTCTTCTCCACCATGCGAACAG GTTTTGAGACCCCCACGTCCATGTTCACGctggtggtcctggtggtgaCCATCGTGGTGTGCTTGTCGCACGTCTGCTTCGGACACTTCAAGTACCTCAGCGCTCACAACTACAAG ATCGATACCAAGGACTCGGACGCCGAAGTGGCGGAGAACGGACGGCTTCCCCGCCACGCCGCCTCCCCGCCGGCCAAATCGCAG CAGATGTACATAGCCCAGGTGCTGCAAGACCCCAACTCGGACGAGCCGGGCGGCGGGGGCGAGGAGGACCGGGCCTCGTCCCAAGACGACGACGTGCTCAACGGTGGCGACAACATCAACGAGGCGGATTTCCACTCGGGGGAGGACAGTCTGATCGCAAACGAGGTCCGCCAGTAA